Proteins encoded by one window of Deinococcus seoulensis:
- a CDS encoding cation:proton antiporter: MPLLNLAAMLVGVTALLAFLNARYLRLPASIGVTVGGLLFSLLILLLVGLGVPFAVDVVEVARSVKFSDFVFEGVLSFLLFAGALGVNSHALWALRAPVLTFALLSTAISIALMGGATYGLTHLFGLDVPLVFCLLFGALISPTDPVAVLGMLSQAKVPRRIETLVAGESLFNDGVGVVAFAVLAAVATASGHGAEHAAGHGPDLSVLGVSLFFVQEALGGLLLGSVAGLGAYLMLRAVNDFVVEVLVTLALVLICTAVAGALHVSAPLAAVAAGLLVGLLTDRRPAALSSREKFDSFWHLTDELLNIALFALLALEVVVVRFTPQTALLGVLAIALVLVVRAVSVLLPSTVLARAYEFPPFTRRLMIWGGLRGAISVALAFTVPEGEWRDLFLVMTYVVVVFSIVVQGLTVGGLARQAAAAQQHPDPASLN, translated from the coding sequence GTGCCGCTGCTGAATCTGGCGGCGATGCTGGTGGGCGTCACGGCGCTGCTGGCGTTCCTGAACGCCCGGTACCTGCGGTTGCCCGCGTCGATCGGGGTGACGGTGGGGGGGCTGCTGTTCAGTCTGCTGATTCTGCTGCTGGTGGGCCTGGGCGTGCCGTTCGCGGTGGATGTGGTCGAGGTGGCGCGCAGCGTGAAGTTCAGTGATTTCGTGTTCGAGGGGGTGCTGTCGTTCCTGCTGTTCGCGGGGGCGCTGGGCGTGAACTCGCACGCGCTGTGGGCGTTGCGGGCGCCGGTGCTGACGTTCGCGTTGCTGTCCACGGCCATCTCGATCGCGCTGATGGGCGGCGCGACGTACGGCCTGACGCACCTGTTCGGGCTGGATGTGCCGCTGGTGTTCTGCCTGCTGTTCGGGGCGCTGATCTCACCGACCGATCCGGTGGCGGTGCTGGGGATGCTGTCGCAGGCGAAGGTGCCGCGCCGCATCGAGACGCTGGTGGCGGGCGAGAGTCTGTTCAACGACGGGGTGGGCGTGGTGGCGTTCGCGGTGCTGGCGGCCGTGGCGACCGCGTCCGGGCATGGCGCGGAGCACGCTGCCGGGCACGGCCCGGACCTGAGTGTGCTGGGCGTGTCGCTGTTCTTCGTGCAGGAGGCGCTGGGCGGCCTGCTGCTGGGCAGCGTGGCGGGCCTGGGCGCGTACTTGATGCTGCGCGCCGTGAACGATTTCGTGGTCGAGGTGCTGGTCACGCTGGCGCTGGTGCTGATCTGCACGGCCGTGGCGGGGGCGCTGCACGTGTCCGCGCCGCTGGCGGCGGTCGCGGCGGGACTGCTGGTGGGTCTGCTGACCGACCGGCGCCCGGCGGCCCTGTCGTCCCGTGAGAAGTTCGACAGTTTCTGGCACCTGACCGACGAACTGCTGAACATCGCGCTGTTCGCGCTGCTGGCGCTGGAGGTCGTGGTGGTGCGGTTCACGCCGCAGACGGCGCTGCTGGGGGTGCTGGCCATCGCGCTGGTGCTGGTCGTGCGGGCGGTCAGTGTGCTGCTGCCGTCCACGGTGCTGGCCCGCGCGTACGAGTTCCCGCCGTTCACGCGCCGCCTGATGATCTGGGGCGGCCTGCGCGGCGCGATCAGCGTGGCCCTGGCCTTCACGGTCCCCGAGGGCGAGTGGCGTGACCTGTTCCTGGTGATGACCTATGTGGTCGTGGTGTTCAGCATCGTGGTGCAGGGCCTGACGGTGGGTGGGCTGGCCCGGCAGGCGGCGGCCGCGCAGCAGCACCCGGACCCGGCCAGCCTGAACTGA
- a CDS encoding SLC13 family permease produces the protein MHEPTESINLLSSLGINLSSGQLTTLAIALFVATYAMILLEKYVHRTVAALLGACAVMITGLLTPDMAWASIDFNTIFLLFGMMNIVNVLSRSGFFDLVARRALVLTRGEPARVLWIFSLLTALFSAFLDNVTTVLFMAPVVMTVVLRLGLKPMPYLIAVILSSNTGGTATLVGDPPNIIIGSVAGKGFGEFLTNVAPYALVATVAGIGLMHLLMRRRGDLNSDISAERLRLALTDDTPLKTNPLLMKQALGVFAVTLLLFMIGHPLGLEAGLIALTTSTFLMLIADLTPVELFEQVEWTTLLFFMGLFVVVGALEHVGVFTMVATSLTDIIGGNVGSGILLVGFASALISGFVDNIPFTISMASVLRELQTTFGPSMDPLWWALSLGACLGGNLTLIGASANIVVSDIAAREGHPISFGGFMRYGTPVSLITTTIALGLFYITHTLMN, from the coding sequence ATGCACGAACCCACTGAGTCCATCAACCTGCTGAGCAGCCTCGGCATCAACCTCAGCAGCGGTCAGCTGACCACGCTGGCGATCGCGCTGTTCGTGGCGACGTACGCCATGATCCTGCTCGAGAAGTACGTTCACCGCACCGTGGCGGCGCTGCTGGGCGCCTGCGCGGTCATGATCACGGGCCTGCTCACGCCGGACATGGCGTGGGCCAGCATCGATTTCAACACGATCTTCCTGCTGTTCGGCATGATGAACATCGTGAACGTCCTGAGCCGCAGCGGGTTCTTCGACCTGGTGGCCCGCCGGGCGCTGGTCCTCACGCGCGGCGAACCGGCCCGCGTGCTGTGGATTTTCAGTCTGCTGACCGCGCTGTTCAGCGCCTTCCTCGACAACGTCACGACGGTGCTGTTCATGGCGCCGGTGGTCATGACGGTCGTGCTGCGCCTGGGCCTGAAACCCATGCCGTACCTGATCGCCGTGATCCTGTCGAGCAACACGGGCGGCACGGCCACGCTGGTCGGCGACCCGCCGAACATCATCATCGGGTCCGTGGCCGGCAAGGGCTTCGGGGAGTTCCTGACGAACGTCGCGCCGTACGCGCTGGTGGCGACCGTGGCAGGCATCGGCCTGATGCACCTGCTGATGCGCCGGCGCGGCGACCTGAACAGCGACATCAGCGCCGAGCGGCTGCGGCTGGCCCTGACCGACGACACGCCCCTGAAAACCAACCCGCTGCTGATGAAACAGGCGCTGGGCGTGTTCGCCGTGACGCTCCTGCTGTTCATGATCGGGCACCCGCTGGGCCTGGAGGCAGGCCTGATCGCCCTGACCACCAGCACCTTCCTGATGCTGATCGCGGACCTGACCCCGGTCGAACTGTTCGAGCAGGTCGAGTGGACCACGCTGCTGTTCTTCATGGGCCTGTTCGTGGTGGTGGGCGCCCTGGAGCACGTGGGCGTGTTCACGATGGTCGCCACCTCCCTGACCGACATCATCGGCGGGAACGTCGGCAGCGGCATCCTGCTGGTGGGCTTCGCCAGCGCCCTGATCAGCGGGTTCGTGGACAACATTCCGTTCACGATCTCCATGGCCAGCGTGCTGCGCGAGTTGCAGACCACCTTCGGCCCCAGCATGGACCCGCTGTGGTGGGCGCTGTCACTGGGCGCCTGCCTGGGCGGGAACCTCACCCTGATCGGCGCGTCCGCGAACATCGTCGTGTCCGACATCGCCGCGCGGGAAGGCCACCCGATCTCGTTCGGCGGGTTCATGCGGTACGGCACGCCAGTCTCGCTGATCACCACGACCATCGCGCTGGGCCTGTTCTACATCACCCACACCCTGATGAACTGA
- a CDS encoding SulP family inorganic anion transporter, whose amino-acid sequence MTGTSRAGFDLHQYSREWFAQPRQDILAGLVVALALIPEAIAFSIIAGVDPRVGLYASFIIALVTAFIGGRPGMISAATGAMALLMVGLVRDHGLEYLFAATVLTGALQMLFGWARLARYLKFVPRSVMVGFVNALAILIFSAQLPQFAGANWQMYAMVAAGLAIIYLLPRVFRAIPSALVAIVLLTVVSVLTGADVRTVGDMGALPTALPPFGLPDVPLTLETLQIILPVSLTLCMVGLLESLLTAQLIDERTDTTSDKNTESRAQGAANIVTGFFGGMAGCAMIGQSMINVTNGGRGRLSTFVAGLGLLILILLLQPLLVQIPMAALVAVMIVVSVSTFDWSSLRTLTLYPRGEGIVMLATVGVTVFTHNLSAGVLVGVLLSAVFFARQVSKLSSVTAEDTPDGRTYRVTGQQFFVSTHDFLGQFDYHHPDRRVTIDLSGAHFWDGSAVAAMDKVMLRFRRQGTEPRLVGLNEASAFLLDRLATYHRPGAGAGGGHD is encoded by the coding sequence ATGACCGGAACGTCCCGCGCAGGTTTCGACCTGCACCAGTATTCAAGAGAGTGGTTCGCGCAGCCCAGGCAGGACATCCTGGCCGGGCTGGTCGTGGCCCTGGCCCTGATCCCGGAAGCGATCGCGTTCTCCATCATTGCGGGCGTGGACCCGCGCGTGGGCCTGTACGCCAGTTTCATCATCGCGCTCGTCACGGCGTTCATCGGAGGCCGCCCCGGCATGATCAGCGCGGCCACGGGCGCCATGGCGCTGCTGATGGTCGGCCTGGTCCGCGATCACGGCCTAGAGTACCTGTTCGCCGCGACCGTCCTGACCGGCGCGCTGCAGATGCTGTTCGGCTGGGCGCGACTGGCCCGCTACCTGAAGTTCGTGCCGCGCAGCGTGATGGTGGGCTTCGTGAACGCCCTGGCGATCCTGATCTTCTCGGCGCAACTGCCGCAGTTTGCCGGTGCGAACTGGCAGATGTACGCCATGGTGGCCGCCGGACTGGCGATCATCTACCTGCTGCCGCGCGTGTTCCGGGCTATTCCGAGTGCGCTGGTCGCCATCGTGCTGCTGACGGTCGTGTCGGTCCTGACCGGCGCGGACGTGCGCACCGTGGGTGACATGGGCGCCCTGCCGACCGCGCTGCCCCCCTTCGGCCTGCCGGACGTGCCACTGACGCTGGAGACGCTGCAGATCATCCTGCCGGTCTCGCTGACGCTGTGCATGGTGGGCCTGCTCGAGAGCCTGCTGACCGCGCAACTGATCGACGAGCGCACCGACACCACCAGCGACAAGAACACCGAGTCCCGCGCGCAGGGCGCGGCGAACATCGTCACCGGGTTCTTCGGCGGCATGGCAGGCTGCGCGATGATCGGGCAGAGCATGATCAACGTCACGAACGGCGGGCGCGGACGCCTGTCCACGTTCGTGGCGGGCCTGGGCCTGCTGATCCTGATTCTGCTGCTTCAGCCGCTGCTGGTGCAGATTCCCATGGCGGCGCTGGTGGCCGTGATGATCGTGGTCAGCGTCAGCACCTTCGACTGGAGCAGCCTGCGCACCCTGACCCTCTACCCGCGCGGCGAGGGGATCGTGATGCTCGCCACGGTGGGCGTCACGGTGTTCACGCACAACCTGTCGGCCGGCGTGCTGGTGGGCGTGCTGCTCAGCGCCGTGTTCTTCGCGCGGCAGGTGTCGAAACTGTCCAGCGTGACCGCCGAGGACACCCCGGACGGCCGCACGTATCGCGTGACCGGGCAGCAGTTCTTCGTGAGCACGCACGACTTCCTGGGTCAGTTCGATTACCACCACCCGGACCGGCGGGTCACGATCGACCTGTCCGGCGCGCACTTCTGGGACGGGTCGGCCGTGGCCGCCATGGACAAGGTCATGCTGCGCTTCCGCCGCCAGGGAACCGAGCCGCGCCTGGTGGGCCTGAACGAGGCGTCCGCGTTCCTGCTCGACCGGCTGGCCACCTACCACAGGCCCGGCGCCGGCGCGGGCGGCGGGCACGACTGA
- a CDS encoding metallophosphoesterase, producing the protein MSFKRALNVLGSVLGWGAASLLVTGVANTYRFRVITHRAPLDGLTRPVRIAHLSDLHYGLFIRRGSVRRWVSAALRARPDLIVITGDFLDSGVGRRRHQALLTELSRLNAPLGVYAVWGNHDWTSLNTNATRTTFAGNLRDSGVHLINNAGRQVRDDLFVAGVDDWWFGNQDLEAALARRAGGAVVLLSHNPDYLTQVPAWIGLTLSGHTHGGQVRVPMFGPLKPRSTLLNVLRGWVSGDRIIGSPAEGTPGVTPSGHALGFVSTGLGVTGVPLRWDCPAELVLLDLHPPRRP; encoded by the coding sequence ATGTCTTTCAAGCGTGCGCTGAACGTCCTCGGTTCCGTCCTGGGATGGGGCGCGGCCAGCCTGCTCGTGACCGGCGTGGCGAACACCTACCGCTTCCGGGTGATCACGCACCGCGCCCCGCTGGACGGCCTGACCCGCCCGGTGCGGATCGCGCACCTGAGCGACCTGCACTACGGGCTATTCATCCGGCGCGGCAGCGTGCGCCGCTGGGTGAGCGCGGCCCTGCGCGCCCGGCCCGACCTGATCGTGATCACGGGCGACTTCCTGGACAGCGGCGTGGGCCGGCGCCGCCACCAGGCGCTGCTGACGGAACTCTCACGCCTGAACGCCCCGCTGGGCGTGTACGCCGTGTGGGGCAACCACGACTGGACCAGCCTGAACACCAACGCCACGCGCACCACCTTCGCCGGGAACCTGCGTGACAGCGGCGTGCACCTGATCAACAACGCCGGACGGCAGGTCCGCGACGACCTGTTCGTGGCGGGCGTGGACGACTGGTGGTTCGGGAATCAGGACCTGGAGGCGGCGCTGGCCCGACGCGCGGGCGGCGCGGTCGTGCTGCTCTCCCACAACCCGGACTACCTGACGCAGGTGCCCGCCTGGATCGGCCTGACCCTCAGCGGGCACACGCACGGCGGGCAGGTGCGCGTGCCGATGTTCGGGCCGCTCAAGCCCCGCTCGACCCTGCTGAACGTGCTGCGCGGCTGGGTCAGCGGGGACCGCATCATCGGGTCGCCCGCCGAGGGCACGCCGGGCGTCACGCCCAGCGGGCACGCGCTGGGGTTCGTGTCGACCGGGCTGGGCGTGACCGGCGTGCCGCTGCGCTGGGACTGCCCGGCCGAACTGGTCCTGCTGGACCTGCACCCACCCCGGCGCCCCTGA